The Macaca nemestrina isolate mMacNem1 chromosome 6, mMacNem.hap1, whole genome shotgun sequence genome window below encodes:
- the LOC139363778 gene encoding uncharacterized protein yields the protein MQGTRGPVRVPAGRGTGSPGPAHGAAGRWCPPRAVRGLAPRPVAAEVAPGPPAGPAHQHCTQILKFSQGLAASPRGRARDLQPAMSELPPAVGSCAEPPRRAPPRVPRRLVPWTAQGLRSARAARDWRAAPGAGSSG from the coding sequence ATGCAGGGCACTCGCGGGCCAGTGCGAGTTCCGGCGGGCAGGGGCACAGGCTCGCCGGGCCCTGCACACGGAGCTGCCGGCCGGTGGTGCCCGCcaagggcagtgaggggcttagcacccaggccagtaGCTGCGGAGGTTGCACCAGGTCCCCCAGCAGGGCCGGCCCACCAGCACTGCACTCAAATTCTCAAATTCTCACAGGGTTTAGCTgcctccccgcggggcagggctcgggatctgcagcccgccatgtctgaACTGCCCCCTGCGGTGGGCTCCTGTGCTGAGCCTCCCCGACGGGCGCCGCCCCGTGTTCCACGGCGCCTGGTCCCAtggacagcccaagggctgaggagtgcacgTGCAGCtcgggactggcgggcagctcccgGTGCAGGATCCagtgggtga